In Cryptomeria japonica chromosome 5, Sugi_1.0, whole genome shotgun sequence, the genomic window GAGGATCTTTATCTCTCAACAGATAACCCATTGTTGCACCATAAGCATTATAATACTACACTAGACACACATATTTATTGGGTCTCACGTATAGATGAATTCTATTAATAGCTTTAGCAAAGTTGACATTGAAATTCAAAAGACACTCATTAGATCTTTtactaatattattgaactcattaaTAATGAATCTAGGACCAATTGTATCTCCATACTATTCTTTCAaaatccttttgaattatcacaAGAGCCTATATGTGCATCGAGCAAGCTCTTGTaccaaactctttcttcatcaatCAATGATTAAAAAGTAAGTTTCAAGAAGATGATTTCATCCTCAATTTCAAAGTTATTTGTTAAAtttacaaaagaatataaattctcTTCGCTAGACAGTTTTTACTAAGGTAGTTCTTACCTTAATTGCAATGAATgcggctaaactggctccaaaaccgCGATGTCGTACGATGCAAAACCCTTGTGTTATGCTTACAGAAAAAATGTTGAATAGGTTCAAAATGGTTGTGGGGCTCGACAGAGCATTGCGACCGCTTTCCCCCTGTGTATAACATGAAGTTTATTCGCGGTGTACGACAATGTAGTTGGGaactttttggagccagtttagccgcAACCAAATTGCCTTGAGTAGCCTATAATACTAGTAAAATCCATTTTCTTAAGATTTAGAGGTGGCCTAGTAGGAACATGAGCAAGAGGTTGTTTAGTAGAAACATGAGCATGACCTCCGCAACCCACATGTGTATTATTCATGTGTATTATTCTTCTGTCTAGCAAGAAAAAATCTTATAACATTACCATTCACCCATTTTTGTGGGGTTAATCTTAAAATATTAACAATTGTAAAAATGACGACCTAAAATCTGTATAATTACTAAATCGATCTAGAGCATAAATTCTCTTTTTGAAATCTTCCCTTATTTTCTTAGCTTGGATCATATCCAATTCCCCTTTGATCTCATAGAAAATAAGACCAAGATCGTACTACACCTGTTAAATATGATGGATTAAATAACCTCACTAACACTAATAGCTTGAACCGACCCGAGACACCGACAATTTAAGATTATTTTGCAACTTGTCAACTGAGAAAAGCCTATATATTAGATGGTACGAAAGCTGAGATCAACTGAGAAAAGCCTATATATTTCGGAATAGACATTACTGAGCGAAGCAGAGGCTATCGTACATGTTTTTCTACATATGTTCATATCAATGTACGGTACACATACCAAATGTGAGTTGTTCAAGAATTTAAATTTCTCGTGGTCCCCAATGGGGTACACATGTATCTCATCCATATCGATTTACAGTCAAAAAAGAGATTCGACGTGTCGAGTCATGTACAGCTCTGTGCGACTGGAAAATTGCACACAATTATAGCCTATCCGCCTCTCTGAGTTGCTAAGATTAGCTTAGTAATCTGTTCAATTGAATGAATTTCCAGCTGCGCGATTCCTATTTACCGCCCAAAGTTCTACAAAGCACCGTTCCCACTCGCAAGAATATTTCACTCCTCATAAACTTCTTTTTGCGAGGTCTAATTTGCTTTAGATTTCAAAATCTTACTCTCAATAAGTCAAGATCAGGTAGCATTTTTTTTTCTACTACTTGCCCTAATGCGATTCTAATGCTTGGCATACTGGCTTATGGTTTTCACGCTATCCTTTCTTTTCTAAACTGTGTTGATGGTTTTAACGCTATCCTCCAGTTTAACAGATCTAATGATTGATGGTTCAATAATAGGATGCTTCATTGGTCGACAAGTGCAGGTcacttgatttttttttcttatatattaGAATTGTATTGCCGTATTGTAACAATTTCCATTAAGTTTTgcttccttttcttctttgtctACACCTGATGCATATTTTGCTGCTCTTATAGGTTTGGGGCTGAACTCAAGGACATCAAGGACGTGCAGAGGTTAACTCTACTCCCTCGGTGATAGCTTTATGATATTTTATTATGCAGGTGGTTTGAAGGGATATTCCGTTATGTTGAGTTTTACTTATTTAGCATTATGGCTTGTAAACCCTAATGTTGGTGATGTATAATGTTTAGATTCTatttcccttttttcttttaatttttctaTGGAAACATAGAGGgtattataataaattaattatgccatTGTTGGCACAGACCAAGAGAAGTTTTCAGACATCCATGCAATTCAAGTGTAGCTCACCTTTTGCCGTCCACGCAGCTTCTCAGCTTCTCTCACCTGTCCGCCATAAATAACTGACCTAAGTTTTCGTTTGCTGTGACAAAATCCTTTTGTAGTTTTTGTaagcttttattttcctttctctcTTGTTGCAGGTAGATCAGTGAAGGGAAGATTGGTGAGCACCAGCCGACAAGTGAGTTTTTCAGGGAGCTGTATGCAGTTAGTATTACTGTGTAAACAAGACGGTGGGTTTCGAACGAAGCAAGAAGAAAAGAGTATATGTCAGTCAGTTCTGCTCTATTTTACCGCTCTTGATCAAGGAGATTGTGGAACAAAAGAATCACACAACGTTTGCTGTCTTTCTAAATGAATCATTGTTTCTAGCTGTACAGCGAGTCATAAAGAATAATCATACATTTTGATAACATTTTTTTGAAGTACAAGTTTCACTAGAAGTTAAGTCTTTGTGGCCACCCTAAATACTGAATCAATGTCAATGTTATGAACATTTTCTTTTTTAATTGTTATAAATTTGAGATTATTGTTTATCTCAATAAAAAATGATGGTTAACTTCATAATTCAAATAATATTTGTATTTTGGATATGTATTGTGGTTATGATTGTAATTCAAATAATATTTGTATTTTGGATATGTATTGTGTTTATGATTGTAGTTCTGTAAGTATAGTTCTTAGTATTAAATATCTATAACTCTTTCTTACTTAAAATTTTGTGTTtcaattttgagttttgtcatttgttgtttatgtttattttaatattttagccTAAAGATTATTTATAAAGGCATAGATATTTAGGAAGGTATTAGATTGGTTAATTCAATGATGGGAAAGTGTACATTCATATAGAGATGAATATAGTTACTTGTTTATAGTTGTCATAACAAACAATGATAACCACATGAATAGACAATGCAATAAACATATGGTAGACAAATCTTATGCTTACATTGTTCGCTTATTACATTGTCTCTACAAATATACCCATAAAAGATCAACTTTCATCTAGCCAAAGGATCCACCCTTATCCTCATAAAGGTTTTTCCTCAAGCTAAATTCTAAAGCTCTCTAACCCACCCTTATCCTCATAATTTTTTTTCTTCAAGCTAAATTATTTGACAACAATACACATTGAGCTCCACACATACAAATCCATCATGTTGTCTTTGAACCTCATAAGCTTAATCATTCTTGATCACCATCTTGTTAAATCCTTAGGCAACTATCTATAATGAGTTCAAGACCAAACCCGTTAGTTGCCTTTGAAAATAAAACTTCATAATATATGTATTCTTTATATCTGTCAGCaccaacaatgaaagataaaaataaaccAAGAAAGTAAAACAA contains:
- the LOC131037874 gene encoding uncharacterized protein LOC131037874, producing MNFQLRDSYLPPKVLQSTVPTRKNISLLINFFLRGLICFRFQNLTLNKSRSGLGLNSRTSRTCRGRSVKGRLVSTSRQVSFSGSCMQLVLLCKQDGGFRTKQEEKSICQSVLLYFTALDQGDCGTKESHNVCCLSK